In Cydia strobilella chromosome 6, ilCydStro3.1, whole genome shotgun sequence, one DNA window encodes the following:
- the LOC134742500 gene encoding cilia- and flagella-associated protein 299-like → MAMAEKKNEFPVSVEADRRLLAFESWEDYLDSLIEIADLRNLRSITTSRTVAALGYRANGDTLSEKEFNQRRAFIHEIVYPTVKPYVLASEGTDVSDPFNRELAVRERANRLGILQSIIFIRHFTKGGFEISGYIDYAHRLISENWVPFFRANKMLWPRDSDLGYYHWRHGTVRSNMSRNYKPIMDPEKGLLFQNRHDHKIIWPDPQQNPGQNTMKQRIFSPRYTQIEIYDHVVRRKS, encoded by the exons atggcGATGGCCGAGAAGAAAAACGAGTTTCCTGTGTCCGTGGAGGCCGACAGGCGGTTGTTGGCCTTCGAGTCTTGGGAGGACTACTTGGACTCCTTAATAGAGATAGCGGATCTGAGAAACCTCAGGAGCATAACGACTTCTCGGACTGTTGCTGCTTTGGGATACAG AGCTAATGGCGACACCCTATCAGAGAAAGAGTTCAACCAGCGTCGCGCATTTATCCACGAGATCGTATACCCGACGGTGAAGCCGTACGTGCTGGCTAGTGAGGGAACCGATGTTAGTGATCCCTTCAACCGTGAGCTGGCAGTTCGGGAGAGAGCCAACCGGCTTGGTATACTACAG TCAATAATATTCATCCGACACTTCACGAAAGGCGGTTTCGAGATCTCCGGCTATATTGACTACGCGCACCGGCTTATATCGGAGAACTGGGTCCCTTTCTTCAGAGCCAACAAAATGCTGTGGCCGAGGGACAGTGACCTGGGCTACTACCATTGGCGCCATGGCACTGTTAGGAGCAACATGAGCAGGAATTATAAG CCTATAATGGACCCGGAAAAAGGGCTGCTGTTCCAAAACCGACACGACCACAAGATCATCTGGCCTGACCCCCAGCAGAACCCCGGGCAGAACACCATGAAGCAGAGGATTTTTTCCCCGAGATACACACAAATAGAGATTTATGACCACGTTGTCAGGAGAAAGAGTTAA